The DNA window CGGTACGTCGTCGGAACCAACGGCCGGCCAAACGTCCGGCAGCGATCCGCCGAGTCGGAATCCGATCCCGGCCCGGCGGACGGCTCGGAGTTCCGGTCACCTGCGGATCCAGCGTCTCCCGCCGAGCGCGAGCCGGTCGCCGGCGGGGACGACGCGGGCGGTGTGAGCAGTGCGGGCGGCTCCACGGGCGGGGACGCGGATGTCGACCGCCAAGCCGTGAGCCGGTGGCTGGCCGAGTCCTTCGACGGCGACGGCTTCGACTACGGCGTCGACGTGACGCTCCACGCGAACGGCTCGACCGCCCGCAACCGTATGGTCTCGAACGACGTGACCGCGACGTTCGACACCACCCTCTCGTGGTTCGTCGCCAACGCCGGACCGGGAACCGACCCGGCCGAGGCGCTCGGCCTGCTGCTCGTCGCCGCCGACACGCCGATCGACCTGCCGCCGGTGGTGATCAAGCGGTTCGCGGCGAGCCAGGGTCTCTCCGCCGACGACTCCATCGGCGAGTTGATCCGGGCCGCCGAGGACGCCGGCGGCTTCCGGATCGAGTGAGATCGGGCGATCAGTTGGTCGCGGTCTATTCTAACGCACTGAACACCGCCAAAGCCCCAGCCGTGAGGACTCGCGCGGCTCGTTGTCGTTCGAGACGGCTTCGCCGTCTCGTGATGACGAGAGAGCGAAGCTCTCTCGAACCACGGTCCTCGCTCAGTCGCTATCGCTCCTTCGCTGCGGTGCTTCCTTCGCCGTGCTTCGTCCTCACGGCAGCGAGGCGCTACGCGCCTCTGGAAGCCGGCGGCGTTGCCGCCGGCGACTGCCCCTTTGAGTCCCACCCAACCGCTCCGCACAGCACCTCACGCCTCCCCAGCCTCGTCGGCCGCCCTCCGCTTCGCTTCGGCCGGCCGACTCCCTCGCGTTCCGGTCGCGGGCCTTCGGCTCACTCCCGGGCGCAGGGCGAGAGCGAAGCTCTCGCGTGAAGCCGGCGCGCAGCGCCGGCGACGCCAACCGCACCGCGTATCTATCTCGTCTTGAACTATAGCACGAAGAACAGCACTGCGCCGAGGATCACGAGGACCGCGTACAGCCCCGCCATCGCCTCGCGCTTGAACGTCCCGCCGACCGGCAGCCCGAGCAGCCGCCGGGTCGGCGGGAGGATCGCGATCCCGCCCAGAAGCAGGAACCACGCGCCGGGGTTCGTGATCTGCGTGAGCGCGATCACGATCGTCGCGTATCCGAGCACGTAGCTCCCGCGCCGCCACAGCTGCTCGCGCTCGGTGAGCTCCTCGGCCGCGACGCCGAAGACGTCGGCCGCGGTGACGTCGCCGCTTCCACCCCCGCCGGCTCCGCCAGTACCACTTCCCTTGCCCGACTCCGCGGCCATCTGCTTCGCCTGCCGCTTTACGTACTGGTCGAGCTCCTCGGCGGCCTCCTCGTTCTGCGGCGCGCCGCACTGCGAGCAGAACCGGGCGGAGTCGTCGATCGACGCTTCACAGCGGGGACAGGACTTCATCCTCATCGGAACGGCACCGCGGTCGGGCTTAACTCTTCGGTCCGTATCGCGGATCGACTACGATCTCGTTTCGTTCATTTGGGTCTTCGACCCCTCTATCGACGGTACACGACCGATCCGATAGTTTTCCGATCTGATAATCAGGGGGGCACGTTTTAGTCGGCACGCGGTCGAGTCGTCTCCATCGACTGGCGGCCCGCCGTCCGGCCGGCCGCGCGGACCACGCTAATGTCACAGCCACCCCTGCCCCCATCGACGAACGCGTCCGGTCTCTCGGACGACTCGCCCTCCCTCGACAGCGGATCTATCGGTGCGTCGCTTCTCCGTGGCGTTCTCCTCGTCGTCGTCCTCCTTGGCCTCCTACTCATCGGAACGATCCCGGTCGTCGGGATGTCTTCTCCCGCAGGTGAAGGGACGTCCGTTGACGCCGGAGCCGACGCGATGGCGCTCGACGCGGGAGCGGCAGACGGCCCGGCCACGATCAACGCCTCGTTCGGGTCTGACACGTACACCACGACAGCCGGTGATCTCGTCGAGATGACCGTGAGCGTCGAAGACGGGCCCAAGTACCTTCTCATCGGCGGGAATCGTTTGAGTGATCCGAACGTGCCGGTGGGGTTCGTCGACGTGATCGAGATTAACGGCGAGGGATCGATCAGTCTGACGCTCAACACCCGTACGGCCGGAACGGGGGTGGAGTACGTCTCCGTCACGAGTGAGGAAGGGAGCGCGTCAAGCTGCTCCGTCTCCAGCTGCTCGCTCGAGTTCATCGACGAAGACGGCGAGCCGGTCGGAAGTTCCCTCTCCGAGCTTCCGTCGAGGGCGGGTGCGGACGGATTGGTCCGCCCGCTCGCCTCAGAGCGCTACCGTCTATCGATCGTTGATAATGCGACGTTCACCGTCGACGAGACCGGTATCGTTGCTCCCGCAGCCGGCTCCAGTCGGGCGGATCTCGTCGTGATCGAGCCGGAACGACAGATGATGGAGGAAGTTGAGGTATTCACAACGATGCCGGCCGATCCGGAATCAGATTCTGGCATCGAGTCGATCGGTTCCTTGCGGAGCGCGGGCCTCGAGCGATCGGCCGTCACGAAGGGAGATCGCCTCGTGATCGGCGTCGAGGCCGCCGGGATCTGGGGTGCGATGTCACACCTCGCCGACGACCGGGATGCGGGACCGGTCACTGCTGGCGGGAACGCAACTGGTGCGATTCTCGCCGATCTTCTCACTGCTGAGGAGGGAATTCGCCTACGAATCGAGCAAACGAACCGACCCAATCACGCGACTCCGATCGGACCTGACGAACTCGAGGACGCCACGCTGATCTTCGAGTCGGCGAACGAACTCGAGTCGGCACCGGACGACCCGACCGCCGGCCGTCTCTATCTCGTGATCGACACGAGCGACGGGAACGCGATCGGCGACCGGCTCGATCCCGGCGAGGAGTATCGCGTCGAGTTCGGGCTCGAGGGAGTCGACGGCGAGCGGTATCGCTTTGCCGAGGATCCCGGTGCCGTCGACGCCGATCCTCCCTTCGCCGCCGCTTCCGTCGGCGACGACGGGACTCCCGAGCAGTTCCCGTACCTCTCGACCGACGAGACGGGCGTCTCCGCCGAGGCGACGTTCTCGGTCGAGGAGCGATACCTCCGGTACGACCACGTCACCGACGACGGCGAGATCCTCGTCGACGGCGAGGGCGTCACCGGAACCACCACGCTGTTGCCCGCAACCGAGCTGACGGCCGTGTTCGCCTACGACGGCGGCGAGACGCCGCGAACCTCGGAGTCGACGGTCCGGATCGATGACGGTGGAAACTTCAGCGTCGATCCGGGTATCGGCGAGGCGAAGCCCGGCGATCGTCTAACCGTCGATCTGTACGCCGATTCGATACCCTACGACAGCAGGACGGCGATCGTCGTCGCGGACGCCGAGGAGCCGGACCGGCTGCGGCTCGCCAACGAGACGACCGATCTCAACGTGACCCGCGGCGACACGCTCTCCGAGCTGTCCGTGACGGTTCGAAACGCCGGCGTCGTCGAGAACCGAGAACTCCTGTCGCTCGACGTCGCCGGCGGGGAACTGTACGAGGAGCGGTACGTGACCGTCGCTCCGGACGAGCCGGAAAACGAGACGTTCGACGGGACGACCGTCGATCTCGACCCCGGCACGTACTCGTACACGCTGGCGATCGACGGCGACGAGACGACGGGCACCCTGCGAGTCGAGCCCGATCCCGCGGTGACCCAGATCGACGACGGGACGGACGGCGGCGAGGCGGACGACGCGAACGGGACGGGGACCGGAAACGGAACCAACGTCGCGAACGGCACGGAGCCCGACGACACGGGATCCGGAAGCGAACCCGACTCCGGGAACGGAACGGACCCCGGAGACGGCACCGGGAGTGGGAACGACGCGGCGTCCGGAGACGACGCGGACTCCGGAAACGACGGTGAAACCGCGAACGGCACCGCGGCCGGAGCCGAACCCGCTCCCGACGGAAACGACGGCGACAACCCGGGAACTCCCGCCGGGCCGGCGTCGACTCCCCTCATTCCGGTCGGCACCCGCGAGGCGTTCGGCGGGACGGTCGTCGTGGGCGCGACGTACCTGATCGGTCACTGGGTGTGAGCGTCGGCCGCGCGCCGATCGCGTATCGATCGCGCGCCGCTCGGCGACCGTTCTCAACGATGAGAACCGCGGGCGAGCGGTTAAGTGGACGCCTGCGCCGAGTTCGTGTATATGGCGACGCGCGTGCTCATCGCGGACGATTCGGAGTTCATGCGGAACCTGCTCCGTGAGATACTCGAGGGGGAGTTCGAGATCGTCGGCGAGGCGGAGAACGGGGTGGAAGCGGTGAACATGTACGACGAACACGGCCCCGACCTCGTGATGATGGACATCGTGATGCCCATCCGCGACGGGATCGAGGCGACGACGGAGATCAAAGGCGACGATCCGGAGGCGACGGTTATCATGTGTACGAGCGTCGGCCAGGAGGAGAAGATGAAGGCGGCGATCAAGGCCGGCGCGGAGGGGTACATCACGAAGCCGTTTCAGAAGCCGAACGTCCTCGACGCCATCGGGTCGGCGGTCTGATGCGCGTCGACGTTCGAGCGCTCGGCGCGTGTAACCGGCTCGCGGAACGCGGCGCCGAACGCGCCGCCAACGCGCTGGGCGAGCTGACGGGGTCGGACCTCGCGGTCGAGGTGACGGGCGCGAGCGTCGCCACCGGCGAGGACCTCGCGGAGGCGTTCGCCGGCCGCGAGTCGATCGGCGTGCGGGTCGGGCTCGACGGCGGCCTCGAGGGCGCGGCCGTGCTCGCGTTCGACGCCGAGCAGATCGACGGGCTGCTCTCGGTGTTACCCGGCGGCGCGTCGATGGGTCGGAGCGCGGTGACGGAGGTCGGCAACATCGCGCTCGGCGGCTTCCTCGACGGCTGGGCCAACTACCTCGGGCGGGCGATCGACATGACCCCGCCGCGCTACTTCGAGGCCGACGGCGCGGCGGTCCTGCCGGACGGCGCGCTCGCCGGGGACGGCGTCTTCCTCTTCGAGAGCCGGCTCGACGCGACGGGGACCGACCTCGACTTCTCGATCTACATGCTGCCCGACTCGGGGCCCTTCCGCGACCTCGTGGTCGGGAAGACCGCCGCGGCGGCGACCGCGGGCGCGGAGGGTGCCGGCGGCTCCGCCGGGGGCACGAGCGCCACTGCGGTCCCGTACGAGTCGCTCTCGACGTTCGCGTCGCTGGCGAAGCGCGGCTCGGCGAACGCCGCCGACAACATCGCCATGATGACCGGCCTCGAGACCACCGTCGACGTGAGCCGGCTCCGGTTCGTCCCGCTCGCGGACGTGCCGAGCGAGGTCGGGACGGAGCCGCACGCGGGGACGGTGTTTGAGCTTCGGGGCGAGCCGAGCGGCTACCTCGCGATCCTCTTCTCGGAGGAGTCGGCGGCCGCGATCGCCGAGGCGATGCTCCCGATGGAGCCGGACGAGCCGCTCGGCGACATGGCCGAGAACGCGCTCTGTGAGCTCGGCAACGTGATGACGAGCGGCTTCATCGACGGCTGGGCGAACGTCCTCGGCACGTCCATCTCGCACTCGCCGCCGGAGTTCGTCCACGACATCGGGTCGGCGACGGTCAGCCCGCTCGTCGCCTCGCTGAGCCGGCGTCAGGACTACGGCTTCGTCATCGACGCCGCCATCCGGACGGAGGGGGTCCAGGCGCGGTGTGACGTGTACGCGCTCCCCGACGAGCGCGAACTGGCGGCGGCGCTGGAGCGACTCTCCGGGACATGACCCACCTCACGCCGTCGGGAGACGGGACCGCTCCGGACCGGGGCGATCCCCCCCGACGCGTGAAGGTCGGCGTCGGCGACCTCGCCGTCGCGAGCGACGGGGCCACGCTGACGACGAGCGGGCTCGGCTCCTGCGTCGCGATCGCGATCGTCGACCCGGAGACCGACACGCGCGGACTCCTCCACGCGATGCTCCCGTCCGCCGACGGGGACGCCTCCCGCACGCCCCGTCCGGCGAAGTACGTCGACGCGGGGCTCGACGCGCTCCTCGACGAGCTGGCGTCGGCCGGCGCGTCGCCCGGTCGGCTCGAGGCGCGGCTCGTCGGCGGCGCGGAGATGCTCGACCTCACGGCCGCGGTCGGTCCGCGGAACGTCGAACGCGCCCGCGAGAGCCTGGAGCGCGCCGGGATCCCGATCGTCGCCGCGGACGTCGGCGACGCCGTCGGCCGGACGGTGCGGTTCCTGTCCGGCGGCGACCTCGCCGTGCGGGCCGCGGACGGCTTCGAACGGACGCTGTAGGGGCCGCCGGGGGCGCTCCCGTCCCGCGCGTGTTCTCACGCCTGATATTTTGAGGGGTGGGTTGAAGTGTCGTCTGGCGGTTGCTGTGATCAATGGGCCTCGAACTATCGGCGTGGGGCGTCTCGACGGTCGCTTGGACAGTCGCCACGCTGGGGCTCGTCGGTGCGAGCGTTCTCGACCGGTTCCTCGACGACGACGGCGACGACGCGGACGGTGGCGACGAGGTCTTCGGCGGCGGAACAGGAGGAGGCGGCGGCATGGCCGGTGGTATGGGAGGCGGCGACGGGATGGGCGGTGGCGGTATGGGGGGAGGCGGTGGCGGTATGGGGGAGGCGGTGGCGGTATGGAGGGAGGCGACGGAATGGGTGGCGGGATGGGCGGCGGCGGCTTCGACGACTTCGACGGGATGGACGAGTGGGACGACGACTTCGGCGACGGCGGGGACGGGAGCGGCTCCGGCACCGACGAGCTGGAGAAGCGGCTCGACGACCTCGAGGCGGAGGTCGCCACCCTCTCCTCGACGGTGTCGACGGTGCGCTCGGAGAACGAGGAGATCTCCGCCGCGGTCGACGACATCGAGGAGGACGTTCGGAACCTCCTCGACATCTACGAGATGGTCACCCGCGGGATCAACCCCTTCGTCGACGAGTCCGGCGGCTTCAACGGCGGCGGTGCCGCGGAGAACTCCTTCGGCCTCTTCGACGACGACGGCGACGACGAGGCCGAAGCGGAGCTCGACGACGACGTCGCGAGCGCGGACGCGGACGGGTTCTTCGACGAGGAGCTGCTCGACGACGACCTCGAGGACGACTTCGACGACCTCGAGGAGGCGGACGACGGGGGCGAATCGAGCGGCGAACCGGACGACGGCGAACCCGCCGACGCCGCGTCCGAGACCGACCCGGCGGAGGAAGACGACGACATGAACGACGACGGAAAGAGCTTCAGCGAACTCAAAGAGGAGTACGACGCCGGGGAGGCCGACTGGGCCGACGACGCCGGCGACGAGACGGCGTCCGGGGAGGACGCCTTCGAGGACGGGACGGACCCGTTCGACGACGACTTCGACGACGACTTCGAGGACGGCATCGGCAACGACGGCCTCGACGAGGACTCCCGAGACGGGATCGGATCCGACGCCGACGGGGAGTTCGAGGACGACGCCGTCGAGACGCAGCCGGGACCGGGGACGGATCCGCACGGGGAGTCCGCCGCCTCCCCCGGCCCGAAGCCGGGCGGCGACCCCGCCGAGGCGAACGGGGACGGCTTCGAGTACGTCGGCCGCGACGACCTCTCGGGCCGGCGCGGCAAGCCGTACCTCACCGAGCTGCCCGGCGACTACGTCGGCGACCTGCTCGTGATGGAGTGGCTGGAGTTCCTCGTCTCCGAGAGCGACGTCACCGACGCGGTGCGGGCGGTGAACTACTACGAGCGCATCGAGTGGGTCGGCTCCGACGCCGCCGCGCGGCTCCGCGACTTCCTCTCGGGCTTCGGCACGATCGACCGCAACCTCGTCGACCGGCCGGGAACCGACCGGCTCGTCCGCGAACACCACACGCGGAGTCTGCGGTACATCACCCAGCTCAACGGGACGGGCGGCCACCTCGTCCTCCTCGACCGATGGGACGACCTCGCGGGCGGATCGATGGTCGGCGGCGGACCGCCGGCCGCGCCCCGTGGCTCCCGTGGCCGGGACCGACGCGGAGCGCCGTCCAACGGAACCGCGGAGACCGCCGGAGAGCGGTCGAACGGGACGGATACGCGGGACGGAACCGGTCGTCGCTCGCGGACGGGCGACGGTCGCGGCCGGAACGGCGGGTCCCCCCGACCGATGAACGACCCGGATCCGCATCCCGACCGAGCCGACCCGGCGGACGGAGGGTGGGGAGATGGGCGTTAGCGTCTCGGCGTCGACGGCCATCATCGTCGCGGGGATGTTCTTCGCCTTTACCGCCTTCTACCCCGTCGCGGCCAACGGGTTCGACCGCGTCACCGAAGGCGAACGCGACGTCCACGAGCGGGCGCTCGAACGACAGAACACGGCCTTCTCCGTCGACTCCGCGACGTTCAACGCGAGCGGGAACGACCTGCTCGTGGTGAACGCGACCAACGAGGGCTCGGTCGGGCTCGTCGTCGTCGACGCCACGCTGGTCGTCGACAACGAGTACGTCGACGTCGCCGAGGCGACCACGACCGTCGACGGCGACGGCGACACGGACCTCTGGCTCGGCGGGGAGACGCTCTCGATCGAGGTCGACGCCACGTCGCTCGAGACGACGGTCACGAGCGACTCCCGCGTCGTGCTCGTCGTCGAGTCCGGCGTCAGGTCCGCCACGGGGGTGAGCGCGTAGATGGCGTCCGTTCCGGTCTCCCACCTCATCCTGTTCGTCGCCAGCCTCGTGATCGCCGCCGGCGTCGTCGGCACGGTCACCACCGGCGTCGACCGGGTGAGTTCGGCCGTCGAGGACGGCAGCCTCGACGCGACCCAGCAGCTCCGCACCGACGTGACGGTGATCTCGGATCCGAACGGCGGGGTGTACAACGGGACCGAGAACAACGTGACTCTTCTCGTGAAGAACACCGGTACACAGCGGCTGGCACCCGACGGCTCCGGGGTCGACGTCGTCTTCGACGGCCAGTACGTGCGGCCGGACGCGACGACCGGCGAGGTCGTCTCCGTCGACGGCGCGACCGCCTGGAGCCGCGGCGACGTGCTCCGGCTCACTATCGACCTCGACGTGGTCGGCGTCGACCCCGCGGGCGGGACGAGCGACCACCGAGTGTACCTCACGGTCAACGGTGACGAGGAGCTGTTCCGGTTCCGGGTGGAGGCGTAGATGCCCCGCGCCGACAACCTGCTGTCTCTGGGCTTAGGCGAGCGCGACCGGCTGAACAAGGAGCTCGGCGGCGGGATCCCCCGCGGGAGCATCGTGCTCGTCGAGGGCGACTACGGCGCGGGGAAGAGCGCGATGTCCCAGCGGTTCTCCTACGGGCTCGTCCAGGAGGGGGCGTCGGTGACGCTGATGTCGACGGAGCTCACCGTCCGCGGGTTCATCGACCAGATGCACTCGCTGGAGTACGACGTGGTGAAGCCGCTGTTGAACGAGGAGCTCCTCTTTTTACACGCCGACTTCGACTCCGGCGGGGCCTTCTCCGACGACGACGGCGAGCGCAAGGAGCTGCTCAAGCGGCTGATGAACGCGGAGGCGATGTGGAACTCCGACGTGATCTTCCTCGACACCTTCGACGCCATCTTCCGGAACGACCCCACCTTCGAGGCGCTCGTCCGGAAGAACGAGGAGCGACAGGCGGCACTCGAGATCATCTCCTTCTTCCGGGAGATCATCTCCCAGGGGAAGATCGTCGTCCTCACGGTCGACCCGTCCGCCGTCGACGACGACGCGATCGGGCCGTTCCGGTCGATCGCCGACGTCTTCATCCAGCTCCAGATGATCGAGGTCGGCAACGACATCCGCCGGCAGATCAACGTGAAACGCTTCGCGGGCATGGGCGAACAGGTCGGCGACACCATCGGCTTCTCCGTCCGATCGGGGACGGGGATCGTCATCGAGAGCCGCAGTGTCGCCTGAGGCGCCCGTCGAGGAAGCGTCCCCGTCGAGAACCGACATCACGAGACACGAACGATGACCGAACACGGCACCGCGAAACCGTCCGACGAGCTCCGGAAGGCCGCCATGCGCCGGCCGCACCTCCGGGAACACCTCAAGGAGTTCAAACAGATCACCGGGGAGTTCCCCCTCTTCATCGAGGAGCCGAAAAGCGAGTACGAGTCGAACCGGCCGAACGTGCTCTACCCCGTGGGCGGGCCGATCTACTGTCACGTGTACGGCGACCTCGGCCAGGAGACGAAGTACTACGCCATCGAGCCGGAGATGTCCGGGCCGCAGGCAACCGTCCTCGACCGGGTGAAGAACAAACTGCTCGCCGCAAGCGGCGACCACACCGCGCCGGCCTCCGAGGCCGAGTACGACGACCTCATCGAGGAGCTGCTGGAGGACGTCACCTACATCCAGAACGGTCGGACGGGCTGGAAGTCGACCGTCTCGAAGCTCCTCAACGTCGGGAAGCTGTCGGTCACCGAGGAGACCTACGAGAGCATCCGGTACCGGCTCAACCGCGACATCGTGGGGCTCGGCCCGCTCGAACCCGTGATGCGCGACCCGGCGAACGAGGACATCCACGTGATCGGCCCCCACGAGTGTCACGTCGATCACGGCACGTTCGGCATGCTCGAGACCACCGTCGACTTCGGGACGCCCCAGGAGTTCGACAACTGGCTTCGCAACATGGGCGAGCGGATCGGCGACCCGCTCTCCGACTCCGACCCCATCGTCGACTCGACGCTGCCGGACGGCTCGCGTATCAACATCATCTACTCCGACGACGTCTCGCTCAAGGGCTCCTCGCTCACGATCCGGCAGGGCGAGGACGTTCCGCTGTCGGTCAACCAGATCACCAACTGGGGGACGCTCTCGCCGCAGCTCGCGGCGTACCTCTGGCTCTGTCTGGAGAACGAACAGACCGTCTTCGTCGTCGGGGAGACCGCGTCCGGGAAGACGACGACGCTGAACGCCATCCTCTCGTACATCCCGCAGGACTCGAAGATATACACCGCCGAGGACACCGCGGAGGTCGTCCCGCCGCACAACACCTGGCAGCAGCTGTTGACCCGCGAGGGCGGCGGCGAGGGATCCTCCGATGTCGACATGTTCGACCTCGTCGCCGCCGCGCTGCGGTCTCGTCCCGACTACATCATCGTGGGCGAGGTCCGGGGCGCGGAGGGTCGCATGGCGTTCCAGGCGGCCCAGACGGGCCACCCGGTGATGTTGACGTTCCACGCCTCGGACATCGTCTCGATGATCCAGCGGTTCACCTCCGAGCCGATCAACGTCCCGGAGACGTTCATGGACAACGCCGACGTGGCGCTGTTCCAGAACCGGGTGAAACAGGGCGACGACGTGCTCCGGCGGGTGACGAGCGTCCAGGAGATCGAGGGGTACTCGAAGGAGATGGAGGGGGTCGTCACCCGCGAGGTGTTCAGCTGGGACCCCGTTGAGGACGAGATCGTCTTCCAGGGGATGAACAACTCCTACGTGTTAGAAGAGCAGATCGCGACGCTCCTGGGGTACGCGGACACCCGCGACATCTACGACGACCTCGAGTTCCGCGCGGAGCTGATAGAGCGGATGATCCAGGAGGGGATCTTGGGCTACCACGAGGTCAACGGGGCGATAGACGCCTTCCAGCGCGACGGCGTCGAGGGGCTCCCCTTCGAGATGCACCGGAACGTCAGGTGAGTTCACGCGTATGGACCAGGTGAGTCGATGAACGTGAAGGCGGCGGGAGACGGGCTCGCGACAGCGATGCGGCTCACGGAGGAGGTGCTCGACTCCTACGAGAAGCTCGACATCTCCAAGCGACAGTACGTCGGGTACGTGCTCGTCCCAGCGGTCGTCGTCTTCGCCGCCACCGTGGTCGGGGCGTTCGTCCTCCCCCTTCCCGTCGCCGCCCGGGTGCCGATCCCCATGTTCGGCGCGCTCACGCTCGTGTCGGCGGTCGTCTACCCGAAGATCTACCTCAGCGGCGTCGAGAACCGGATCGACAACCAGCTCCACCTCGTGATGACCCACATGACGGTGCTGTCGACGACGAACATCGACCGCATGGAGGTGTTCCGCACGCTGGCGCGCGAGGAGGAGTACGGGGTCGCGGCCGAGGAGATCGCCCGCGTCGTCCACCTCGTCGACACCTGGAACCAGAGCCTCGACGACGCGTGTCGCCGCCGCGCCAAGGAGGTCCCCTCCGACGCGATGGCCGACTTCTTCGACCGGCTCGGCTACACTCTCGGGGCCGGCCAGTCGCTCGAGGACTTCCTCGTCTCCGAACAGGACGTCATGCTCGCGAAGTACGAGACGCTCTACGAGTCGTCGCTGTCGAACCTGGAGGTGATGAAGGACCTGTACATGTCGATGATCCTCTCGATGACGTTCGCGTTGGTGTTCGCCATCGTGCTCCCGATCCTGACGGGCAACGACCCGACGGCGACGGTCGCGGCCGTCATCGTCCTCTTCGTCTTCGTCCAACTCGGCTTCTACGCGATGATCCGGGCGACCTCGCCGTACGACCCGATCTGGTACCACCCCGAGGAGCGCGCGCCCGGCGACCTGAAGCTGTGGGCGTCGCTGGGGATCGGAGCCGGGCTCTCGTTTCTGCTCATCGGCTTCACCGCCGCCGGGATGTTCGGCTACGGCCCGGGACTTCCCGGCCTCCTCTTCTTCCTCGACGACGTGCGGCTCCCGCTGTACGTCGCGGTCCCGATCACCCCGCTTTTCCTGACCGGCGTGATCCTCCGGACCGAGGAGCGGGCCATCACCGCCCGCGACGCGGAGTTCCCCTCGTTCGTCCGGGCGCTCGGCGCGACCGAGAGCGCGAAGCAGTCGACGACCTCCGACGTGTTGACCACGCTCCGCGACAAGGACTTCGGCGCGCTCTCGCCGTCCATCACCCGGCTGTACCGCCGGCTCAACATGCGGATCAGCACCGAGGGGGCCTGGCGCGCCTTCTCGCGTGACACGCGGTCGTACCTCATCCAGAAGTTCTCCGAGATGTACCTCGTCGGCCGACGGATGGGCGGGGACCCGAAGCTGCTCGGCGAGCTGATCTCGGCGAACATGAACGCCGTCAACCAGCTCCGCGAGCAGCGCCGACAGTCGGCGGTGACGTTCATCGGACTCCTGTACGGGATCACGGCGGCGGCGACGTTCGCCTTCTTCATCGGGCTGGAGATCGTCGCCATCCTCGCGGACCTGACCGCGGACTTCGGGATCGACCAGATGGACATCGGCCAGATCGTCTACCCCGGCGCGTACGACATCCCGCTCATCGAGTACCTGCTCCTCACGGTCGTCCTCTTCAACGCCGCGCTCTCCTCGCAGATGATCCGCAAGATCGACGGCGGCAACCCCGCGAACGGCTACATCCACTTCGTACTGTTGACGTGGCTCGGTGCGGCGACCGCGATCGCGACCCGGACGCTCGTGAACGCGATCCTCTCGATCTGACGGGTCGGCTCGAGGTCGCTCCCGGCCTACGCGTCGAACAGCGTCGGCTCCGCCACGTCCGCCTCCGCCGCCTCCCGCCAGGAGTGATCCGGCTCCCAGCCGAACAGCGCCTCGGCCTTCGCGACCGCGTACGCGCCCCGGTCG is part of the Halorubrum aethiopicum genome and encodes:
- a CDS encoding type II/IV secretion system ATPase subunit: MTEHGTAKPSDELRKAAMRRPHLREHLKEFKQITGEFPLFIEEPKSEYESNRPNVLYPVGGPIYCHVYGDLGQETKYYAIEPEMSGPQATVLDRVKNKLLAASGDHTAPASEAEYDDLIEELLEDVTYIQNGRTGWKSTVSKLLNVGKLSVTEETYESIRYRLNRDIVGLGPLEPVMRDPANEDIHVIGPHECHVDHGTFGMLETTVDFGTPQEFDNWLRNMGERIGDPLSDSDPIVDSTLPDGSRINIIYSDDVSLKGSSLTIRQGEDVPLSVNQITNWGTLSPQLAAYLWLCLENEQTVFVVGETASGKTTTLNAILSYIPQDSKIYTAEDTAEVVPPHNTWQQLLTREGGGEGSSDVDMFDLVAAALRSRPDYIIVGEVRGAEGRMAFQAAQTGHPVMLTFHASDIVSMIQRFTSEPINVPETFMDNADVALFQNRVKQGDDVLRRVTSVQEIEGYSKEMEGVVTREVFSWDPVEDEIVFQGMNNSYVLEEQIATLLGYADTRDIYDDLEFRAELIERMIQEGILGYHEVNGAIDAFQRDGVEGLPFEMHRNVR
- the flaJ gene encoding archaellar assembly protein FlaJ, whose product is MNVKAAGDGLATAMRLTEEVLDSYEKLDISKRQYVGYVLVPAVVVFAATVVGAFVLPLPVAARVPIPMFGALTLVSAVVYPKIYLSGVENRIDNQLHLVMTHMTVLSTTNIDRMEVFRTLAREEEYGVAAEEIARVVHLVDTWNQSLDDACRRRAKEVPSDAMADFFDRLGYTLGAGQSLEDFLVSEQDVMLAKYETLYESSLSNLEVMKDLYMSMILSMTFALVFAIVLPILTGNDPTATVAAVIVLFVFVQLGFYAMIRATSPYDPIWYHPEERAPGDLKLWASLGIGAGLSFLLIGFTAAGMFGYGPGLPGLLFFLDDVRLPLYVAVPITPLFLTGVILRTEERAITARDAEFPSFVRALGATESAKQSTTSDVLTTLRDKDFGALSPSITRLYRRLNMRISTEGAWRAFSRDTRSYLIQKFSEMYLVGRRMGGDPKLLGELISANMNAVNQLREQRRQSAVTFIGLLYGITAAATFAFFIGLEIVAILADLTADFGIDQMDIGQIVYPGAYDIPLIEYLLLTVVLFNAALSSQMIRKIDGGNPANGYIHFVLLTWLGAATAIATRTLVNAILSI